From Penaeus monodon isolate SGIC_2016 chromosome 42, NSTDA_Pmon_1, whole genome shotgun sequence, one genomic window encodes:
- the LOC119599239 gene encoding uncharacterized protein LOC119599239, producing the protein MATRRNAFVLLAATVCASEVEKREAEPSYGYRSRYTIPSYSPSYRHGHVRHFGVPASYTHSVRSYHKRSADSEPSVVYSSATYTPVAPVYAPYSVHGYHKRSAEADASHGISHGIYSHTPITYGGHSNHGLYKRSADPEAEASTGYYSTPVYGSAVSYGHHIYRRSAHPSTSYAPVHYRPVSLYQTRYY; encoded by the exons ATGGCGACGAGGCGGAAT GCGTTTGTTCTCTTGGCGGCTACCGTTTGCGCTTCCGAagttgagaagcgagaggcggagcccagcTATGGCTATCGTTCTAGATACACAATCCCATCTTACAGT CCCTCTTATCGCCATGGTCATGTAAGGCATTTCGGCGTTCCTGCCAGCTATACACACTCCGTTCGTAGCTACCATAAGAGGTCTGCCGATTCTGAGCCTTCTGTTGTTTACTCTTCCGCAACTTACACCCCAGTTGCACCCGTCTACGCTCCTTACAGCGTTCACGggtaccacaagaggtctgctgaagctGATGCTTCTCATGGAATCTCTCATGGAATCTACAGCCATACTCCCATTACTTACGGAGGCCACTCCAaccatgggctctacaagaggtcCGCGGACCCTGAAGCTGAGGCTTCCACTGGTTATTATTCTACACCTGTGTATGGTTCAGCTGTGTCCTACGGCCATCATATCTACAGGAGGTCTGCACACCCATCCACTTCATACGCTCCCGTGCACTACAGACCTGTTTCTCTTTATCAAACCCGATACTACTAA
- the LOC119599240 gene encoding uncharacterized protein LOC119599240, with protein MKYLAFVLLAAAVCASEVEKREAEPSYGYRRAYVIPTSTGYGNHRIYKRSAEPEADAEPSYRHGHVRHFSVPVRSYHKRSADPEADAEPSVIYSSASYRS; from the coding sequence GCATTTGTGCTCCTGGCAGCTGCCGTTTGCGCTTCCGAagttgagaagcgagaggcggagcccagcTATGGCTATCGTCGTGCATACGTAATCCCAACCTCCACAGGATACGGGAACCATCGAATCTACAAGAGATCTGCCGAGCCTGAAGCGGACGCTGAGCCCTCTTATCGTCACGGTCATGTAAGGCATTTCAGCGTTCCTGTTCGTAGTTACCATAAGAGGTCTGCCgatcctgaagctgatgctgagcCTTCTGTTATTTACTCTTCCGCATCTTACCGCAGCTGA